The following proteins are encoded in a genomic region of Arachis stenosperma cultivar V10309 chromosome 4, arast.V10309.gnm1.PFL2, whole genome shotgun sequence:
- the LOC130976248 gene encoding probable xyloglucan glycosyltransferase 5: MPPTVPVVVTMEIHGKERAKNGNQLRWLLLLRAHRAFASAACFANTLSSLLPSLNKRLLHRSIDNSSKGTILFRLILTFLLMAFAFLSFELFAHFKGWRYFQGHNSNLHIPRTFEIKGFFHNAYVSWLEFRAGYIAPPIQSLSTFCVVLFLIQSLDRMLLCLGCFWIKLKKIRPNIQRDDLDLELEGSNSEHPMVLVQIPMCNEREVYEQSISAVCELDWPKDRLLIQVLDDSDDEGIQWLIKGEVSKWSQRGVNIIYRHRLFRSGYKAGNLKSAMKCDYVKDYEFVAIFDADFQPNRDFLKQTVPYFKGNPEVGLVQARWAFVNKEENLLTRLQNINLCFHFEVEQQVNGVFLNFFGFNGTAGVWRIRALEDSGGWLERTTVEDMDIAVRAHLNGWKFIYLNHVKVLCELPESYEAYKKQQHRWHSGPMQLFRLCLPAIITSKIAFWKKANLIFLFFLLRKLILPFYSFTLFCIILPLTMFVPEAELPIWVICFIPVFMSFLNILPAPKSFPFIVPYLLFENTMSVTKFNAMVSGLFQLGSSYEWIVTKKAGRSSEPDLLAAQERESKAISLQQLQRGASDSGLSDLNKIKECQESVAIKPVKKMNKIYKKELALAFLLLTAAFRSLLSAQGMHFYYLLFQGVSFLLVGLDLIGEQMS, encoded by the exons ATGCCTCCAACCGTCCCTGTTGTGGTCACCATGGAAATTCATGGCAAGGAGAGAGCCAAAAATGGCAACCAACTCCGATGGCTTCTTCTTCTCAGAGCTCACAGAGCCTTCGCTTCTGCTGCCTGCTTTGCAAACACGCTCTCTTCATTGCTTCCTTCTCTCAACAAGAGACTCCTTCATCGTTCCATCGACAACTCCTCCAAGGGCACCATTCTCTTCAGACTCATCCTCACGTTCTTGCTCATGGCCTTCGCATTCTTGTCTTTTGAGCTCTTTGCTCACTTCAAAGGCTGGCGTTACTTCCAGGGACACAACAGTAATTTGCACATCCCTCGAACCTTCGAGATCAAAGGATTCTTCCATAACGCTTACGTCAGCTGGTTGGAGTTCAGGGCTGGTTATATTGCACCTCCAATTCAGTCTCTATCGACATTCTGTGTCGTTCTCTTTTTGATTCAGTCTCTCGATAGAATGCTGCTCTGTTTGGGATGCTTCTGGATCAAGCTCAAGAAGATTAGGCCAAATATTCAACGTGATGATTTGGATTTGGAGTTGGAAGGATCTAACTCTGAACACCCTATGGTACTGGTTCAAATTCCCATGTGTAATGAGAGAGAG GTGTATGAGCAATCGATTTCGGCAGTGTGTGAATTGGATTGGCCGAAAGATCGGTTGCTGATTCAGGTTTTGGATGACTCAGACGATGAGGGGATACAGTGGCTGATCAAAGGAGAAGTATCAAAGTGGAGTCAGAGAGGTGTGAACATCATCTACCGCCATAGATTGTTTAGAAGCGGGTACAAAGCTGGAAATCTAAAGTCTGCAATGAAGTGTGATTATGTGAAGGATTATGAGTTTGTTGCAATCTTTGATGCTGATTTCCAACCAAATAGAGATTTCCTGAAGCAGACAGTGCCATACTTTAAGGGGAATCCTGAGGTGGGACTGGTTCAGGCAAGGTGGGCATTTGTGAACAAGGAGGAGAACTTACTCACAAGACTCCAAAACATTAATTTATGCTTTCACTTTGAGGTAGAACAGCAGGTCAATGGGGTCTTCCTTAACTTCTTTGGCTTTAATGGAACCGCCGGTGTTTGGAGAATAAGAGCTCTTGAAGACTCTGGTGGCTGGCTTGAGAGGACTACTGTTGAAGACATGGATATTGCTGTCAGGGCCCATCTCAATGGCTGGAAATTTATCTATCTCAATCATGTCAAG GTTCTTTGTGAGCTTCCTGAATCTTATGAAGCCTACAAGAAACAACAGCATCGATGGCATTCTGGTCCTATGCAGCTCTTTCGTTTGTGCCTTCCAGCCATTATAACCTCTAAG ATTGCATTTTGGAAGAAAGCAAACCTAATATTTCTATTCTTTCTGCTGAGAAAGCTAATCCTGCCATTCTATTCCTTCACATTATTCTGCATCATTCTTCCTTTGACAATGTTTGTCCCAGAGGCAGAGCTTCCAATCTGGGTTATATGCTTCATTCCTGTATTCATGTCCTTCTTGAACATCCTTCCTGCGCCTAAATCCTTTCCCTTCATCGTCCCTTATCTGCTTTTTGAGAATACAATGTCTGTAACGAAATTCAATGCCATGGTATCCGGTTTGTTCCAGTTAGGAAGTTCATATGAATGGATTGTTACCAAAAAGGCTGGCCGGTCGTCCGAGCCGGACTTGTTAGCGGCCCAAGAGAGGGAATCCAAGGCCATTAGTCTCCAACAACTGCAGAGAGGAGCTTCTGATAGTGGACTTTCTGatcttaacaaaataaaagaatgcCAAGAAAGTGTTGCTATAAAACCTGTAAAGAAAATGAACAAGATATACAAGAAAGAGCTTGCACTTGCATTCTTATTGCTCACTGCTGCATTTAGGAGCTTGTTATCAGCACAAGGGATGCACTTCTACTACTTATTGTTCCAAGGAGTGTCATTCCTCCTTGTAGGTTTGGATTTAATTGGAGAACAAATGAGCTAG
- the LOC130976159 gene encoding ATP synthase subunit epsilon, mitochondrial, which produces MASAGGAAPFWRAAGMTYITYSNICANLVRNCLKEPFKAEAISRERVHFSLSKWVDGKPEKPTVRSDPTEH; this is translated from the exons ATGGCAAGTGCAGGTGGAGCGGCACCGTTTTGGAGGGCGGCTGGGATGACATACATAACGTATTCAAACATATGCGCAAATCTGGTGAGGAACTGCCTCAAGGAACCCTTCAAGGCGGAAGCTATCTCCCGCGAGAGGGTTCATTTCTCCCTCTCTAAGTGGGTTGACGGCAAGCCCGAAAAGCCGA CTGTTCGTTCAGATCCTACAGAGCATTGA